One Phaseolus vulgaris cultivar G19833 chromosome 2, P. vulgaris v2.0, whole genome shotgun sequence DNA window includes the following coding sequences:
- the LOC137812719 gene encoding probable GABA transporter 2 translates to MAEPPKADIHSRHDKDEDGGAAFVLQSKGEWWHAGFHLTTAIVGPTILTLPYAFRGLGWGLGFLCLTTVGLVTFYSYFLMSKVLDYCEKSGRRHIRFRELAADVLGSGWMFYFVIFIQTAINTGVGVGAILLAGECLQIMYSNISVHGSLKLYHFIAMVTVVMIVLSQLPSFHSLRHINFCSLLFALGYTILVVVACIHAGTSEHAPPRDYSLEPKKSARVFSAFTSLSILAAIFGNGILPEIQATLAPPATGKMVKGLLMCYTAIFVTFYSAAVSGYWVFGNKSNSNILKSLLPDSGPSLAPTWVLGLAIVFVLLQLFAICLVYSQVAYEIMEKKSADVRQGMFSKRNLIPRIILRTIYMICCGVLAAMLPFFGDINGVVGAIGFIPLDFILPMVMYNMTFKPPKSSLTYWVNVSIIVVFTGAGIMGAFSSIRKLVLDANQFKLFSSDVVD, encoded by the exons ATGGCGGAACCACCGAAAGCCGATATCCATAGCCGCCACGACAAGGATGAAGACGGCGGAGCTGCTTTCGTTCTCCAATCCAAAG GTGAGTGGTGGCACGCGGGGTTCCACCTAACGACGGCTATCGTTGGACCAACGATTCTGACTCTGCCTTATGCGTTCCGAGGATTAGGGTGGGGACTTGGATTCCTGTGCCTTACGACGGTGGGGCTGGTTACCTTCTACTCCTACTTCCTCATGTCCAAAGTTCTCGATTACTGCGAAAAATCTGGTCGCCGACACATTCGTTTCCGAGAACTAGCTGCTGATGTTTTAG GGTCAGGATGGatgttttattttgtaatctTTATTCAAACGGCAATCAACACTGGCGTTGGCGTTGGGGCAATCTTGCTTGCGGGTGAATGCCTTCag ATCATGTACTCCAATATTTCAGTTCATGGATCCCTCAAATTGTACCACTTTATAGCAATGGTGACAGTGGTGATGATAGTTTTATCTCAACTTCCTTCTTTCCATTCCCTGCGACACATCAACTTTTGTTCACTACTTTTCGCCCTTGGCTATACCATTCTCGTGGTTGTTGCCTGTATTCATGCAG GTACGTCTGAACATGCCCCTCCAAGGGACTATTCTTTAGAACCTAAGAAGTCTGCAAGGGTTTTCAGTGCCTTCACGTCCCTCTCCATACTTGCAGCAATATTTGGGAATGGCATATTACCCGAGATACAA GCAACTCTGGCGCCCCCTGCAACTGGGAAGATGGTAAAAGGCCTTCTTATGTGTTATACAGCAATTTTTGTGACTTTCTACTCTGCTGCAGTTTCTGGATATTGGGTATTTGGAAACAAATCCAACTCAAACATTTTAAAGAGTCTGCTAccagatagtggaccttctttggCCCCAACTTGGGTTCTTGGACTTGCAATCGTCTTTGTTCTTCTTCAGCTCTTTGCCATTTGCCTG GTTTATTCTCAAGTTGCTTATGAGATAATGGAGAAGAAATCAGCTGATGTGAGGCAGGGGATGTTTTCCAAAAGAAACCTGATTCCTCGCATTATTCTCCGAACAATTTACATGATATGCTGTGGGGTTTTGGCAGCCATGTTGCCGTTTTTTGGAGATATCAACGGGGTGGTTGGTGCCATTGGTTTCATCCCTTTGGATTTCATTCTGCCAATGGTTATGTACAACATGACATTCAAGCCTCCAAAATCATCCTTAACTTACTGGGTCAACGTCTCAATTATAGTGGTGTTCACGGGTGCTGGAATCATGGGTGCATTCTCTTCCATAAGGAAATTGGTTCTTGATGCAAATCAATTTAAGCTGTTCAGCAGTGATGTTGTGGATTGA
- the LOC137812712 gene encoding protein trichome birefringence-like 23 produces MRTDYLKQNFPFTHRNIFLKLLLTFFFIGLAFRILFFHSLSSQISPVLESPFPQKVTLSQPHNPPQPSSLSQPVSDPPLVLEHVPEPPPFLERVPEPPPVLDYVSETEDQLSPTESEQCDYFNGDWVRNPFGPAYTNESCDLIEPPQNCLKNGRPDREFLYWRWAPRQCDLPQLDPQRFLNMMRNKAWALIGDSISRNHVQSLLCILSKVEQPVLVYHDEEYKSKSWNFPSSNFSISVIWAPFLVEAAIFEDINGVSSSEVELHLDKLDSKWTDQYLDFDYIIISTGKWFLKSAIYYENDTILGCHSCSGRNLTELGFNFAYRKALKFVMNFIVSSNHKGMIFFRTFTADHFENGEWFSGGTCNRTAPIKEGEMEMKYLNQMLRDIELDEVGKAASEASRKGVNFKLVDFSALSQLRPDGHPGPYRQFQPFAKGKKAQVQNDCLHWCLPGPIDTWNDIIMEMVAKKG; encoded by the exons ATGAGGACCGATTATTTGAAGCAGAACTTTCCCTTCACCCACAGAAACATCTTCCTCAAGTTGCTCCTCACCTTCTTCTTCATAGGCCTTGCTTTCCGTATTCTCTTCTTTCACTCACTCTCCTCGCAGATTTCCCCTGTTCTCGAATCCCCATTTCCTCAAAAAGTCACCTTGTCACAGCCCCACAACCCACCTCAACCGTCGTCTCTTTCACAACCTGTTTCCGACCCTCCACTTGTTCTGGAGCATGTTCCCGAACCTCCACCTTTTCTGGAACGTGTTCCCGAACCCCCACCTGTTCTGGACTATGTTTCTGAAACTGAAGATCAGCTCTCTCCCACAGAATCAG AACAATGTGATTACTTTAATGGGGATTGGGTCCGGAACCCGTTTGGACCAGCTTATACCAATGAAAGCTGCGACCTTATTGAACCTCCTCAAAATTGCTTGAAGAATGGAAGGCCTGATAGGGAGTTTCTGTATTGGAGGTGGGCTCCTAGACAGTGTGATTTGCCTCAGCTTGATCCACAGAGGTTTCTCAACATGATGCGGAACAAAGCCTGGGCACTCATTGGTGATTCCATTTCCCGCAACCATGTTCAATCCCTGCTTTGCATTCTCTCCAAG GTGGAACAACCTGTCTTAGTCTACCATGATGAGGAATACAAGAGCAAAAGTTGGAATTTTCCCTCAAGCAACTTCAGTATATCAGTGATTTGGGCGCCATTCCTTGTGGAAGCTGCTATATTTGAAGACATAAATGGAGTTTCGAGTTCTGAAGTTGAGCTACACCTTGACAAACTGGACAGTAAATGGACGGATCAGTACCTGGACTTTGATTACATCATTATTTCAACCGGGAAATGGTTTCTGAAATCCGCAATCTACTATGAGAATGACACCATATTGGGCTGCCACTCCTGTTCTGGGAGGAACCTGACAGAGCTGGGGTTTAATTTTGCATATCGCAAAGCCTTGAAATTTGTGATGAACTTCATAGTTTCTTCAAATCACAAAGGGATGATTTTTTTCAGGACATTCACGGCTGATCATTTTGAGAATGGGGAGTGGTTTAGTGGGGGAACTTGCAATAGAACAGCACCAATAAAAGAAGGTGAGATGGAAATGAAATATTTGAACCAGATGCTGCGTGACATAGAGTTAGATGAGGTTGGAAAGGCAGCTTCTGAAGCTTCAAGAAAAGGGGTGAACTTTAAGCTTGTGGATTTTTCTGCACTCTCACAATTGAGACCTGATGGTCATCCTGGTCCATACAGACAATTTCAACCATTTGCAAAGGGCAAGAAAGCTCAAGTTCAGAATGATTGTCTGCATTGGTGCTTACCTGGGCCAATAGACACTTGGAATGATATAATAATGGAGATGGTTGCGAAGAAGgggtaa
- the LOC137812718 gene encoding high mobility group B protein 6: protein MGDTVVEVPKKRGRGRKALKEKIPSTNEANIIAGKVSESSTTPISPSSKQDSKKQQSFEKELLEMQEMLQQMRLEKEKTEELLKARDDALKQKDEELENRGREQEKLQVELKKLQKLKEFKPTMNLPVMKDNETKKDKKKKGVSEKKRPSPPYILWMKDQWNEIKKTNPEAEFKETSNMLGAKWKTVSAEEKKPYEEKYHTEKEAYLQVIAKEKRESEAMRLFDEEQKHRTAMELLEQYMQFKQEAEKETKKNKKEKDPLKPKHPMSAYFLFTNDRRAALVAENKNFLEVPKITAEEWKSMTEKQRRPYEEMAKKNKEKYALEMEAYKQKKDEEAAHIMKEEEEHLKLQKQEALQMLKKKEKTDNIIKKTKQNRQKKKQNKEDKNSDPNRPKRPPSSFIVFCKEARKTLQDERPGLNTSTLNALVSLKWKELSEEERQVWNGQAADAMEAYKKEMEEYNKSLSAIANQETE from the exons ATGGGTGACACAGTTGTTGAGGTACCCAAAAAGAGGGGAAGGGGCAGAAAGGCCCTGAAGGAGAAAATCCCATCAACGAACGAGGCCAACATCATCGCTGGGAAGGTTTCTGAGTCCTCAACGACACCAATTTCACCGTCGTCGAAACAAGATTCCAAGAAGCAGCAATCTTTCGAGAAAGAATTGCTCGAGATGCAGGAAATGCTGCAGCAGATGCGCCTCGAGAAGGAGAAGACCGAAGAGCTCTTGAAGGCCAGAGACGATGCCCTCAAGCAGAAGGACGAAGAGCTCGAAAACCGTGGCCGTGAACAAGAGAAGCTTCAAGTTGAGCTGAAAAAACTGCAGAAGTTGAAGGAGTTTAAACCTACCATG AATTTGCCTGTGATGAAAGATAATGAGACAAAAAAGgacaagaagaagaaggggGTCTCTGAGAAGAAAAGGCCTTCTCCACCTTACATTTTGTGGATGAAAGACCAATGGAATGAG ATCAAGAAAACGAACCCAGAGGCAGAATTTAAGGAAACTTCTAACATGTTGGGGGCTAAATGGAAGACTGTCAGTGCAGAGGAGAAGAAGCCTTATGAAGAGAAATATCATACTGAGAAAGAAGCTTATTTGCAAGTGATTGCAAAGGAAAAACGTGAGAGTGAGGCAATGAGATTGTTTGACGAGGAGCAGAAACACAGGACTGCCATGGAATTGCTTGAACAGTACATGCAATTCAAACAAGAGGCAGAAAAAGAGACCAAGAAGAACAA GAAAGAGAAGGATCCATTGAAACCAAAGCACCCCATGTCTGCTTATTTCTTGTTCACTAACGATAGGCGAGCAGCTCTTGTTGCCGAGAACAAGAATTTCTTGGAG GTTCCAAAGATCACAGCCGAAGAGTGGAAAAGCATGACAGAGAAACAAAGGAGACCCTATGAAGAG ATGGCAAAGAAGAACAAGGAGAAATATGCTTTAGAAATGGAGGCTTACAAGCAGAAGAAAGATGAGGAAGCTGCCCACATCatgaaggaggaggaggagCATTTGAAACTTCAGAAACAAGAAGCCTTGCAAATGctgaagaagaaggagaaaacTGATAATATAATcaag aaaacaaaacagaatcgtcagaagaagaaacaaaacaaGGAAGACAAGAATTCTGATCCAAACAGGCCAAAGAGGCCTCCATCATCGTTCATCGTATTCTG CAAAGAAGCAAGGAAAACTTTACAGGATGAAAGACCAGGACTCAACACCTCAACCCTCAATGCACTTGTCTCGTTGAAGTGGAAG GAACTGAGTGAGGAAGAGAGGCAAGTCTGGAATGGCCAAGCAGCTGATGCAATGGAGGCGTACAAGAAGGAAATGGAGGAATACAACAAGTCTCTTTCTGCAATTGCAAACCAGGAAACCGAATAG
- the LOC137812714 gene encoding argininosuccinate lyase, chloroplastic-like → MVFTAALYSSFTATSSSSSRYALSATPSYCTFPPRRIATPRMGTSQFQAQAQAKEAKLWGGRFKEGVTDAVERFTESISFDKQLYKQDIKGSRAHASMLAHQGLISESDRDSIIEGLEEIERRIENGEFNWRADREDVHMNIEAALTDMIGEPAKKLHTARSRNDQVLTDFRLWCRDAIDGILVSMKQLQVSLLTLALRNEGLIVPGYTHLQRAQPVLLQHLLLAYVEEIERDAGRLVDCRARMNFCPLGACALAGTGLPIDRFTTSEALGFTAPLKNSIDAVSDRDFVLEFLSANAITAVHLSRLGEEWVLWASEEFGFITPSDSVSTGSSIMPQKKNPGPMELVRGKSARVIGDLVTLLTLCKGLPHAYNRDLQEDKEPVFDSVKTILGMLEVSAEFALNITFNRERIQKALPAGHLDATTLADYLVNKGVPFRTSHDIAGKSVALCTSKNCQLLDLSLDELRSINPVFEEDVYDFLGVENAIQKFVSYGSTGSACVASQIDYWMKKLEMK, encoded by the exons ATGGTTTTCACAGCTGCATTGTATTCAAGCTTCACTGCAacatcttcttcctcctctcgATACGCGCTCTCAGCAACTCCATCCTACTGCACATTTCCACCACGCAGAATCGCCACGCCAAGAATGGGAACGTCTCAGTTCCAAGCCCAGGCCCAGGCTAAGGAGGCCAAGCTCTGGGGCGGGAGGTTCAAGGAGGGCGTAACAGACGCCGTGGAGAGGTTCACGGAGTCGATCTCTTTCGACAAGCAGCTCTACAAGCAAGACATAAAGGGGAGCAGAGCGCATGCATCAATGCTCGCTCACCAG GGTTTGATAAGCGAGAGCGACAGAGACTCCATTATTGAAGGTTTGGAGGAAATAGAGAGGCGCATTGAGAATGGAGAGTTCAATTGGAGAGCTGACAGAGAGGACGTGCACATGAACATCGAGGCTGCGCTCACCGACATGATCGGTGAGCCTGCGAAGAAGCTCCACACCGCTCGGAGTAGAAACGATCAGGTTTTGACTGACTTTCGCCTCTGGTGCCGCGACGCCATCGACGGGATCCTCGTGAGCATGAAGCAGCTTCAGGTGTCGCTGCTGACCCTGGCTTTGAGGAACGAGGGTCTCATTGTTCCTGGTTACACTCACTTGCAGCGCGCGCAGCCCGTTTTGCTGCAGCATCTTCTCTTGGCTTATGTTGAGGAG ATTGAGCGTGATGCTGGTCGTCTGGTAGATTGTAGAGCTAGGATGAATTTCTGTCCCTTGGGGGCCTGTGCCTTGGCTGGTACAGGGCTTCCCATAGATCGATTCACGACTTCAGAAGCTTTAGGATTTACGGCTCCCTTGAAGAATAG TATCGATGCAGTTTCGGACCGAGATTTTGTACTGGAGTTTCTTTCTGCTAATGCCATCACAGCTGTGCATCTTTCTCGGCTTGGTGAGGAGTGGGTACTGTGGGCTTCGGAGGAATTTGGATTTATCACACCAAGCGACTCTGTTTCAACTGGAAGTAGTATTATGCCTCAGAAAAAGAATCCTGGTCCAATGGAACTTGTTCGCGGGAAGTCTGCCAGAGTCATTGGGGACCTGGTTACTCTTCTCACATTGTGCAAAGGTCTTCCTCATGCTTACAACCGTGATTTGCAG GAAGACAAAGAACCTGTATTTGACAGCGTTAAAACTATTTTGGGGATGCTTGAGGTATCAGCAGAATTTGCTCTGAATATTACCTTCAATCGAGAAAGAATACAAAAAGCATTACCTGCTGGTCATCTTGATGCAACCACACTTGCCGATTATCTTGTTAATAAG GGTGTGCCATTTAGAACGTCTCATGATATCGCTGGAAAATCTGTTGCTTTATGTACATCAAAGAACTGCCAACTGCTGGATCTAAGTCTTGATGAGCTGAGAAGTATAAATCCAGTCTTTGAAGAGGACGTGTATGATTTTCTTGGAGTAGAAAATGCGATCCAGAAATTTGTCTCTTACGGCTCCACCGGGTCAGCATGTGTTGCCAGCCAAATTGACTATTGGATGAAAAAACTTGAAATGAAGTGA
- the LOC137812713 gene encoding kinesin-like protein KIN-4C, which produces MMETECVRVAVNIRPLITSELLHGCTDCISVVPGEPQVQIGSHCFTYDYVYGSTGSPSSSIYDDCVAPLVDALFHGYNATVLAYGQTGSGKTYTMGTNYSGEVSSGGIIPRVLDTIFDRVNATKDSTEFLIRVSFIEIFKEEVFDLLDSSSSKGEAASTTKVVAHPTRVPIQIRETLSGGITLTGVTEADVKTKDEMTSYLSIGSLSRATGSTNMNSQSSRSHAIFTISMEQRNGDDILCAKLHLVDLAGSERVKRTGADGSRLKEGIHINKGLLALGNVISALGDEKKRKEGGHVPYRDSKLTRLLQDSLGGNSKTVMIACVSPADTNAEETLNTLKYANRARNIQNKATINRDPVAAQVQTMRNQIEQLQAELLFYRGDTSGPIEEVQILKRKISLLEASNADLQHELKRRQVTSENLAQRALEAQVEKDQLVLTIESIRNGKSWDEIDSNLNQDYALLKSYVSKIQDLEGELLRLKTSNATNSSRFLDCFDSDDDGYGSKHALFAPDELEDDEKELEHSSIQEKLDKELKELDKTLEQKEAEMKLYSNSDASVLRHHYEKKLLEMEQEKKVLLKEIEELKCNLADISSTSDDGSQLLKQDYLQKLNALEAQVSELKKKQEAQAQLLKQKQKSDEFAKGLQDEIHRIKAQKVHLQNKIKQESEQFRLWKASREKEVLQLKKEGRRNEYEMHKLLALNRRQKMVLQRKTEEASLATKRLKELLESRKVSPRETIGVGGGNGPGVQALMKATEHEIEVNVRVHEVRSECERQKEVRAKMAEEVIRLKEEAQTLNQSRTSECSTTMSPGARNSRIFALQNMLSTSSATLVSMLSQLSEAEEQERVFSGKGRWNQVRSLADTKNLMSYLFNIASSSRCSLRDKEVICREKETEIRDLKEKVVGLSYSLRQSEKIKAELTHKLKLQNESLNSEYVGDSEYSDSNVGGDKYDFRKSEYRQSLEDMDISETESDDYDFTDDEWEESGKLRVRKRKSKTDMENNESNINNSEDFTEYSRDLLDTPGESASDICCSCSINSSCKTTKCICKAMGSSCGSSCGCQVNKCENRSSISDESQEWPAQSASIEETDQDRLLVTQGAELLQGALVDRHPETNNDQARRKPLSDIGNTQIKSNAMNDNPKKKLPTSTVIIVPCLPPSSEPENLEVQVPNNKFKFRKEINNTGEANVAANKDKQAHRRSKSRPENAASAPRAEGNFVEQDVPLKTRRTGRRAASSHSNSAPLWDRNAASKSDEPEVFETRNAVRYKRTLDEKENNNKR; this is translated from the exons ATGATGGAGACCGAATGTGTACGAGTCGCGGTGAATATCCGTCCATTGATTACGTCGGAGCTTCTTCACGGTTGCACAGATTGTATTTCGGTGGTCCCCGGTGAACCTCAG GTGCAAATAGGATCACATTGTTTCACGTATGATTATGTGTATGGTAGCACGGGGTCTCCTTCCTCTTCAATTTACGACGATTGTGTGGCACCGCTTGTTGATGCACTCTTCCATGGATATAATGCTACAGTTCTTGCGTACGGTCAG ACGGGCTCCGGGAAAACATACACCATGGGCACCAATTATAGTGGAGAGGTGAGTAGTGGTGGAATTATACCCAGGGTATTGGATACCATATTCGACAGGGTTAATGCTACAAAAGATTCCACGGAATTCTTGATCAGAGTATCATTTATTGAG ATATTCAAAGAAGAGGTTTTTGATTTGCTTGATTCTAGTTCATCTAAAGGAGAGGCAGCATCTACGACGAAGGTTGTTGCACACCCCACCAGAGTTCCCATACAAATCAGAGAAACATTGAGCGGAGGAATAACACTTACTGGGGTGACCGAAGCTGATGTTAAGACAAAAGATGAAATGACATCGTATCTCTCAATTGGTTCATTGTCACGTGCCACTGGGAGTACCAATATGAATAGTCAATCAAG TCGGTCACATGCTATCTTCACAATCTCAATGGAGCAAAGGAATGGTGACGACATCTTATGCGCCAAGCTCCATTTGGTGGACCTAGCTGGTTCTGAACGAGTGAAACGAACTGGTGCCGATGGCTCGCGTTTAAAAGAAG GAATTCATATCAACAAGGGTTTATTAGCTCTTGGAAATGTAATAAGTGCACTTGGAGATGAAAAAAAGCGAAAAGAAGGAGGACATGTGCCATATCGGGATAGCAAATTAACGCGCCTACTTCAG GATTCTCTGGGAGGAAACAGCAAAACTGTGATGATAG CATGTGTTAGTCCAGCTGATACAAATGCTGAAGAGACATTGAACACTTTAAAATATGCAAATCGTGCTCGTAACATTCAGAACAAGGCAACT ATTAATCGAGATCCAGTGGCAGCTCAGGTGCAGACAATGCGGAATCAGATTGAGCAATTGCAAGCTGAGCTTCTATTTTATAGAGGTGATACCAGTGGACCAATCGAGGAGGTTCAG ATTCTTAAACGCAAAATATCCTTACTTGAAGCAAGTAATGCGGACCTACAACATGAGCTTAAAAGACGCCAAGTTACTTCTGAGAATTTAGCACAACGTGCTCTTGAAGCCCAG GTTGAAAAGGACCAACTGGTTTTGACAATAGAATCAATTCGAAATGGTAAATCATGGGATGAGATTGACTCAAATTTGAATCAG GATTATGCCCTACTGAAATCTTATGTTTCAAAGATCCAAGATCTGGAAGGAGAATTGCTTCGATTGAAAACTTCGAATGCAACGAATTCAAGTCGTTTTCTTGATTGTTTTGATTCCGATGATGATGGATATGGATCAAAGCATGCTTTATTCGCACCTG ATGAATTGGAAGATGATGAAAAGGAGCTAGAACACTCGTCTATCCAAGAAAAGTTGGATAAAGAGCTCAAAGAATTGGATAAAACACTTGAACAAAAGGAG GCTGAAATGAAGCTGTACAGTAATTCTGATGCTTCAGTTCTCAGGCATCATTATGAAAAGAAACTTCTTGAGATGGAACAAGAGAAGAAAGTTTTGCTG AAAGAAATTGAGGAACTCAAGTGCAATCTTGCGGATATTTCATCCACCTCTGATGACGGTTCTCAATTGTTGAAGCAAGATTATCTTCAAAAGTTGAATGCTCTTGAGGCACAG GTATCAGAGTTGAAAAAGAAGCAAGAGGCTCAAGCTCAACTcctaaaacaaaaacagaagaGTGACGAATTTGCAAAAGGACTTCAGGATGAGATCCATAGAATTAAAGCACAAAAG GTTCATCTTCAAAATAAGATTAAGCAGGAATCAGAACAATTTAGGTTATGGAAAGCTTCACGCGAAAAAGAAGTTCTCCAG CTTAAGAAAGAGGGAAGAAGGAATGAATATGAGATGCATAAGTTGTTAGCGTTGAACCGGAGACAAAAGATG GTATTGCAAAGGAAGACAGAAGAAGCTTCCTTGGCCACGAAAAGGCTGAAAGAACTACTGGAATCTCGAAAAGTTTCCCCACGTGAAACTATTG GTGTTGGAGGTGGGAATGGCCCAGGAGTTCAG GCTTTGATGAAGGCAACTGAGCATGAGATTGAAGTCAATGTCAGAGTGCATGAAGTTCGTTCGGAATGTGAACGTCAAAAGGAAGT GAGGGCTAAAATGGCTGAGGAGGTGATCAGGTTAAAGGAGGAAGCACAAACGTTGAATCAAAGCCGTACAAG TGAGTGTTCCACAACAATGTCTCCTGGTGCTAGAAATTCTAGGATTTTTGCCCTTCAAAACATGCTTTCGACTTCTTCCGCAACTCTAGTGTCTATGTTATCCCAGTTATCGGAGGCAGAAGAGCAGGAACGAGTTTTCAGTGGTAAAGGACGTTGGAACCAAGTTCGGTCCCTTGCTGATACCAAGAATTTGATGAGTTATTTGTTCAATATTGCATCTTCGTCCAG GTGTTCATTACGAGATAAAGAGGTGATTTGCAGAGAGAAGGAAACGGAAAtaagagatttaaaagaaaaagtagtGGGGCTAAGCTACTCACTTCGACAATCTGAAAAGATAAAAGCCGAATTGACTCACAAGTTGAAGTTGCAG AATGAATCTTTGAACTCGGAATATGTGGGAGATTCAGAATATTCTGACTCCAATGTTGGAGGTGATAAATATGACTTTCGCAAGTCG GAATACCGCCAGTCATTGGAGGATATGGACATATCTGAGACAGAGTCAGATGATTATGATTTTACAGATGATGAGTGGGAAGAATCAGGAAAATTAAGGGTTAGGAAAAGGAAATCTAAAACAGACATGGAAAATAATGAATCCAATATCAACAATTCAGAAGATTTCACAGAATATTCAAGAGATTTACTTGATACACCTGGAGAAAGTGCATCAGATATTTGCTGCTCTTGCAGCATAAACTCATCATGCAAGACAACAAAATGCATCTGCAAAGCAATGGGCAGCAGTTGTGGGAGTTCTTGTGGTTGCCAAGTAAATAAGTGTGAGAACAGATCATCGATATCAGATGAATCACAGGAATGGCCAGCACAATCTGCAAGTATTGAAGAAACAGATCAAGATCGTCTTCTTGTTACTCAAGGTGCAGAGTTACTTCAGGGGGCACTGGTTGATAGGCATCCCGAGACAAACAATGACCAAGCCCGCAGAAAACCTCTCTCTGACATAGGAAATACACAG ATCAAATCAAACGCCATGAACGATAATCCGAAGAAGAAATTGCCGACATCCACCGTAATTATTGTTCCTTGTCTACCACCTTCTTCGGAGCCAGAGAATTTGGAAGTCCAAGTTCCAAACAACAAGTTTAAATTCAGAAAAGAAATTAATAACACAGGTGAAGCCAATGTTGCTGCGAATAAAGATAAACAAGCACATAGAAGGTCCAAATCCAGGCCTGAAAATGCTGCCTCAGCTCCTAGGGCAGAGGGTAATTTTGTGGAGCAAGATGTACCCTTGAAAACACGAAGAACTGGTCGAAGGGCAGCATCATCCCATAGTAATAGTGCGCCACTGTGGGACAGGAATGCTGCTAGTAAGTCAGATGAACCTGAAGTTTTTGAAACAAGGAATGCAGTGCGATACAAAAGAACACTAGACGAGAAAGAGAACAACAATAAACGCTGA